Below is a genomic region from Zonotrichia leucophrys gambelii isolate GWCS_2022_RI chromosome 1A, RI_Zleu_2.0, whole genome shotgun sequence.
GGCGTGGATGGCGCACAGGTTGGTGTCCTCGAAGAGCCCCACCAGGTAGGCCTCGCTGGCCTCCTGCAGCGCCATGACGGCCGAGCTCTGGAAGCGCAGGTCGGTCTTGAAGTCCTGCGCGATCTCGCGCACCAGGCGCTGGAAGGGCAGCTTGCGGATCAGCAGCTCCGTGGACTTCTGGTAGCGCCGGATCTCGCGCAGCGCCACCGTGCCGGGCCGATAGCGGTGCGGCTTCTTGACGCCGCCCGTGGCCGGCGCGCTCTTGCGGGCAGCCTTGGTGGCCAGCTGCTTGCGGGGCGCCTTGCCGCCCGTCGACTTCCGCGCCGTCTGCTTCGTGCGCGCCATGACCACTCGTTTCTCCGCTCACAACACTCACTGTGGCCCCGGCTCACAACCGCCGATATTTATACCCCCGCTGCCCGCGCCCATTGGCCGCTCGCGCGGCAGCGGCCGGCTGCCATTGGGCGCTTTTCGCGAGCCCGGGAAAAGGCCCCGCCTCTGGGGGGGGAAACGCGTCCTGGCCCCGCCCTTCCCCCTCCGTGCATCGGCTTGCGGAGCACAGCGGGGGAG
It encodes:
- the LOC135442409 gene encoding histone H3 encodes the protein MARTKQTARKSTGGKAPRKQLATKAARKSAPATGGVKKPHRYRPGTVALREIRRYQKSTELLIRKLPFQRLVREIAQDFKTDLRFQSSAVMALQEASEAYLVGLFEDTNLCAIHAKRVTIMPKDIQLARRIRGERA